The following are encoded together in the Bombus pyrosoma isolate SC7728 linkage group LG17, ASM1482585v1, whole genome shotgun sequence genome:
- the LOC122576871 gene encoding guanine nucleotide-binding protein subunit beta-like protein 1 isoform X2 → MLKTNRELYQIKSEEDSCLNLQNLRNDTLLVQHKCGLMKIYKKRETQWTAYKSINIHCHYCRFKIFSENEIFVPVKESTVGILSLNTFNVELKLNSCNFKNLGEVMAIKPLKNEKLVLIAYEAGELILWDVRQSKVLNSLKVETCPMALDFDTTLSKGAIAGPTNNIQIFSLSVDHLLHNKNKITMTNPGTSIITIRPDAKIMAVGGWDSRIRLYSWKSLKPLAVLNQHKDTVHDISYSIERIKAYDNKFIMATGAKDGYIALWDIYN, encoded by the exons ATGTTAAAGACAAACAGAGAACTGTACCAAATTAAATCAGAAGAAGATTCTTGTTTAAATTTGCAAAACTTAAGAAATGATACCTTGCTTGTACAACACAAATGTggtttaatgaaaatatataagaaaagagaaactcaGTGGACTGCATATAAATCCATTAATATACATTGTCATTATTGcag gtttaaaatattttctgaaaatgaaatattcgtacCGGTTAAAGAATCCACTGTTGGGATATTgtctttaaatacttttaatgtagaattgaaattgaattcttGCAATTTCAAGAACTTGGGAGAAGTAATGGCTATCAAaccattaaaaaatgaaaaattagttttaattgCTTATGAAGCAGGAGAGTTAATCTTATGGGATGTTCGACAaagtaaagtattaaattctttaaaagtAGAGACATGTCCAATGGCTTTAGACTTTGATACTACTTTATCAAAGGGTGCTATTGCTGGTCCTACTAATAATATACAG atatttagtTTATCAGTTGATCATTTACTGCAtaataagaacaaaataaCAATGACAAATCCTGGCACttctataattacaattagacCTGATGCTAAAATTATGGCAGTAGGAGGATGGGACAGTCGAATTAGACTATATTCTTGGAAATCTTTGAAACCATTAGCTGTTTTAAATCAACATAAGGATACTGTACATGATATTAGTTATTCtatagaaagaataaaagcatatgataataaatttataatggCTACAGGTGCAAAAGATGGATACATAGCATTATGGGACATTTACAATTGA
- the LOC122576871 gene encoding guanine nucleotide-binding protein subunit beta-like protein 1 isoform X1, with protein MAIPSPDPKYVFRGDMDCVNCILFQMMPNVEHLYAGTAEGNVHIWDLNTNRELYQIKSEEDSCLNLQNLRNDTLLVQHKCGLMKIYKKRETQWTAYKSINIHCHYCRFKIFSENEIFVPVKESTVGILSLNTFNVELKLNSCNFKNLGEVMAIKPLKNEKLVLIAYEAGELILWDVRQSKVLNSLKVETCPMALDFDTTLSKGAIAGPTNNIQIFSLSVDHLLHNKNKITMTNPGTSIITIRPDAKIMAVGGWDSRIRLYSWKSLKPLAVLNQHKDTVHDISYSIERIKAYDNKFIMATGAKDGYIALWDIYN; from the exons ATGGCGATACCTTCACCGGATCCAAAATATGTTTTCCGGGGTGATATGGATTGTGTGAATtgtattctttttcaaatgatGCCCAATGTTGAACATCTCTATGCAGGCACTGCTGAAGGCAATGTTCATATCTGggatttaaat ACAAACAGAGAACTGTACCAAATTAAATCAGAAGAAGATTCTTGTTTAAATTTGCAAAACTTAAGAAATGATACCTTGCTTGTACAACACAAATGTggtttaatgaaaatatataagaaaagagaaactcaGTGGACTGCATATAAATCCATTAATATACATTGTCATTATTGcag gtttaaaatattttctgaaaatgaaatattcgtacCGGTTAAAGAATCCACTGTTGGGATATTgtctttaaatacttttaatgtagaattgaaattgaattcttGCAATTTCAAGAACTTGGGAGAAGTAATGGCTATCAAaccattaaaaaatgaaaaattagttttaattgCTTATGAAGCAGGAGAGTTAATCTTATGGGATGTTCGACAaagtaaagtattaaattctttaaaagtAGAGACATGTCCAATGGCTTTAGACTTTGATACTACTTTATCAAAGGGTGCTATTGCTGGTCCTACTAATAATATACAG atatttagtTTATCAGTTGATCATTTACTGCAtaataagaacaaaataaCAATGACAAATCCTGGCACttctataattacaattagacCTGATGCTAAAATTATGGCAGTAGGAGGATGGGACAGTCGAATTAGACTATATTCTTGGAAATCTTTGAAACCATTAGCTGTTTTAAATCAACATAAGGATACTGTACATGATATTAGTTATTCtatagaaagaataaaagcatatgataataaatttataatggCTACAGGTGCAAAAGATGGATACATAGCATTATGGGACATTTACAATTGA